In Theileria equi strain WA chromosome 3, complete sequence, the genomic window AGTACTATCCGACTGTAGCTGTCACCAGAGTGCTCAAACAAAAATCGGATGACGTCAAAATTAGAGGAATTTGACGAAGATATAGCCTTTGAATACCCTAGTAAGAGTGTCTATAATTGTTATATGAGAATAGAATGGTGCATGCTACCTCAAGTTCAGATATAGCCGTTGTTAATGCGTAAAAATCAATGTGTTTACAATTGTAAACATCAAGTGTCTTCAAGCGTTTTCCAAGGCACGATAACAATACACGTAACGATTTATTGGTAATGTTGTTACAGTTGCTCATATGAAGATGCTTAAGCGATCTGAAATGACCTTCTTTGATTTTCTTCGAGAGATAGTCCAGGCAAGAATTATCCCATTTTGGCCATCCACCAACGTTTAATGTGATTATATTAGGGGAACTACATGGGATGTGTAGAATTATATCGATTATTCTAACCTGAAAATTGCCTCGACCACGAGTTTTGGATTTATTCCCAACTTATGAGCCCTGGAGACGTTCAACGTCGTTCTAGTGCTCTTTGCTATCTTAGACAGATATTTTGAAAGCGATAAGAActcttttggtgaaaatgaTGCGATTAATCTCAGAATATCATACGGAATATCCGTAATCCTTACCTGGAACTTACGTTTCTTCGCTAGCATCGCACCTCGAAACACATTGCATAAACAAGGTGGTCATATACATAGCGTTGGAATGtataattaaaatgtacaattTTATAGTGTTATTCTTGCACGGTTGAAAGTTTCCCTGATGGTGATAAATCAGGCTTCTTCGTTGACGTATCCCTAGAAAATGCAATGTTATCATTAGCGAGATCAGCTTCACTCTTCAAAGCATTAATATTCCTATCACAACTCTCCGAATAGGGGATTACAAACGTTGTGTCGGTAGTGTTTCTGAGGGAAAGGAACAGATCATCAGTGTCTCCAGAGCTGTTATAGTTTGTAGCATTTACTGTGTCCTTATTTACAGCCACAAAATTCTTTATCCAAATGTGGTCCAGAGCTTCAAACACTGATATTCTTTTTGAAGGATCAATCTCCAAGAGTTTCTTGATCAAATCTTTTGCAGAAGATGAAATCGTATGCCAAAGTTGACCATCAAATGTGAGACGATAATGGTCCCAAACATGACTTGTCTGCGACTTTTTCACAGCAAACGGGAGCCTTCCACGGATAAGAAGGTACATAATCACACCAATAGACCACACATCTGCCTTTTGATTGTATCCTTGCATTGTCAAAACTTCTGGTGCGACATATGCCAATGTACCACATGGTTGTGTTAACACATCATTCGGTCCACATAGTGTAGATAAACCAAAATCGGTTAGTTTTATAGTTGCACACTCTGTCTTATCCGTTAAAAGCAAATTCTCTGGCTTTAAGTCACGATGCATTATGCCACATTTGTGCAAATACGCAACAGTATGTAGAAGCTGAGTTATAATTTTGTGAGTATGTTCCTCAGTTAAACGGTGTTCTGTGTGAATTAAGTCATAGAGCTCACCACCCCGAACCAATTCCATTACTATATATAGTGAATCCTTCATATCAATGATATCCTTAAGATAAATCACATGAATATGCttcaacaattttaaaattgatATTTCACTTCTCAACAATTCCCTTTCCTGAGCAGTTATTCGAGTTTTATCTATAATCTTAATTGCATATTCTTCACCAGTTTCCTTATAAATAGCTCTATAAACTATGCTAAATTTGCCTTGGCCAATTTGTTCACGCAACTCGTACATGTTTGTCAGACTCTGTTGCTTCATAGCCTGAGACAAAACGTCAATCCACTCCAAAAACTGCTCCATTGAATCTACATAAAAATCCCTCTTTGAAAATTTGTTCCCCTTGTAACATATACAAAAACCAAACTTGTTTCCTATTTGACGCTTTCTCAGAGAATCTAAATAGCACCCTTCTAAAAATATACATCCCTTTGGACGTGTACTAGACTTGTCCCGATAATAATAAAGTATATTTCCAATGAGAACGTAATATCTGGTTCTCCACTGGTGCAATGTCTTGCCGATTTTGTACATGATACCGGATTTAGTGGGTTTGCTAATATTGATATGTCCGGGTTCAATAGAGTTTGATAAAAGTCTTCCATGGGTCAATACACTTCTACTAGTAGTCATTTCACTTCCATTCTTAGGTGTACTTGAATCTGGCGAACTTAATGTCGCAATGCTCGAATTCCTTACTATATTGTTAGAACCCAATTGGCTTGCCTTTCGGAAAAACTCATTGAGAAAAATCTCTTTAAATTCCCAATTACATATCCAACAAGTCTCAAATATGTCATTATCACTATTGTGGCAATTAGAACACTTTATATATATGGATGACGATTCTATATGTAGTGATAAACCTCTATATCTTTTATAACAAACAGGGCACATTAGAAATGGAGTTTTGCAGTTTGGGCATGAATACAATTCGTAGACAGTTCTATTCAAATTGTCCTGTGATTCATTTGGGGTAGAAACATTCGTCTCACTAGTAAATCTGGAGGTTAAGTTAGTATTAATAGCCTTCATATGTTCAACAAGTTCTTCACTAACTAAACCCTCCGAATTGTGACCTTGCGATGTAAAATTGAAAGCATGTTTACCCTTTACTAAAAACATACGATATATAGTGCGCTTGGTAATATCATCCAATTCATCTTTTCTAGACGAGCCTTTACTCGTGGACTTTTGGTCGTTTGGCATAATCTCAAATTTACTAACATCCCTCAATATCGGTGATGAATCCGTTATATATTCATTTCTGAAAAAAGCATTTCCTTGCAATCCCCAAACTTCCTCATGTAAAAATTGAGAAAACATGGTAAGGATGGAATCATTTTTCTCTAACCATGCTTTGAATTTTAAAAAACTCAGGTGACCAGATTCGTTGAAATCACACTCTTCAAAAATTTGTTCCACAAGAATATCCAGATTAAGGTTAGAATGTTCCAAGTTTTCTTGTTCATCATTGTCATCAATAATCGATTTAACTAATATAAGGGCTGGGTCATCCAGCTTTAAGATGTTCTTGTTATCATATACTATATTTTCAGCAGAATCACTATCTGACCAACTGTCATAGGATGATGCATTGGAGCTTATATTATTTTTACTAGCTTTGATAGAAATAGATGAAGAGGATCTGCGTAAAGAAGTTGGAGTACAAGGGCTCTCTGATCTAGACCTAGTGTAAAATTCGTATTTCTCCCTTGCCCTTTCCTCCGGagttttcattttcattttaGGCTTGGAACCATAACCACGCTTTAATTCGTTACAAGATTTTGTAGAATTCTGTCCTAATGAAGAGTTAAGGTGACTACTTGTATTCAAATGTGACGCATCGCATTCTGATTGCTGTAGTGTATGTTTCCCATTCCTTTCCCTATAGGTTACCGGATTATCAGATAAGGTTCGAACATAATTTCGTATCTTTGTGAAATCTGTAGCAGCATTGAAAGTTTCAGTTGAATTGAATCTAGAAAATGTGTTCTGATTGCGATAAATCATCTCAATAGATTTAATAACTGATTGATTTGATGttgaagaaggaaatgaacattttgaaagagAAAATGCAATATTATGCATCGGTATAGAATGTTGTTGATCATTCAAACaatttggatttatatTAGGGTTAAATTCAGCCCTTTTGTTGAACATATCTTTGGGCTTGTCTAAATTGCAGTTGGCACCCAATTCTCGTAGTTGTtcatttgtatttaaaaaAGTGCGATcaatatccatatttttaTCATGCTCTCCTCCCCTAAAATAAAGTTCATCGCTCTCTGATGGCTTTGACAAGAAACTTATCAAACTGGGGAAATTAGATAACATAGTAACTAGTTCCGATTTTTGTATGTAGTCATCGTTGTTCAAATCAAGGATTTTAAACAACACGTAAATCTTCTCTGATCTGGTTCCTCTGCAGGTTATGGCTATACCTGTCAAGAATTCATCCAACTCCACAAATCCAGAgtcatttatatcaaatttCCTAAATAACTGCTCACCCCAAAGCCCAGGGAGGTTGAAGTACTGAAGGAATGTTCCTTTATCGATACCATTCGATATTGACCTATTCGCAAGCTCCTTGAAAATCTTTTGTAAGACTGCCAGCTCATACGGATCAAACTTTTTTAGGCATTCCTTGGTGTACTTGTTGCgatttttatattctttagaCGAGTTCCCTCCCATCGTGAAGAATATGGAATGTTTGATATAAAACGTCTTTATTTACTCATTTATGCGATGGCATATCTTTGGTTTCATTAATTTGTGAGATCagaataaagaagataacAGGACTTCAAACAAGTGAATAATTCTGCAGATAGCCAATATCCAGATGGTACGTAAGCAAAATCAGGTAGTATGATATATCCTACCGCAGTTTAATGCTTCTAATAGGTTACCTTGGAGGATGAGCTAATTGATCTAACATATTACACTTGTAGGCAGAAAAGTTTAATTGATTAAAACATTTCATGTATAAAATTGTAGGATCCATATTAATTGGAATTAAATAATAGATAAAGTGTTCGTTTAAGGATAATTTAACAAAAgtgaaggaagaggaatTTCTATCCTTCATATTGGGTACCGTGTCCATCCATTTCGCTGTAAACTAAGAATGAATCAAGGTTATCCTTCCATAATTATACAGTTGAGTTACTGTGGGTTGAAACTTTGTTTCTTATTAAAATGCCCGTGTTCTTTGCAGTAAACGAATACGGATTGAGGtaatacacatttgaaATCCCTCATTACACCATCACTCTATCTAAAAACGATGTACATCTTATAATGTCACTCATTTTAACCGTATACATTCTGAAATGGCCGCTTATATGGGAAAGTTCTCGTTAAGAAAGCTTTGTAAGCCACTAGATGGTCTAACAAGGGATTCTGTATTCAACGACTTATATGCATATCTCTATGGTACAACAGATAGGAGCAAGATAGATCGTTATCTTAGAGAATTAGACAGTAAGATGCCTGTTTATGGAATATAATAATATAGCATATTCGGGATTCTGCATAACGAAATGGCTGGAAGAAACAGTTGCAATCAAATGTTACGACTGTGAATATGATAGTACATGTGCTATATGCTGtaagttttaaatttaacCCAAAAATAACTATAGTGGAATGCTTTTTCGAGTCGAATCACAGTGGTCATGAGTATCGGTTGACAAGAACTTCTGGAGGTTGCTGTGGTTAGTTTACGATTCTAAAGATACAAAACATCAGATTGTGGAGATATAAGTTCATGGGATTCCAAGGGATCCTGCTCAAAACACACTAATGTGGAAGGTAAATGGAATGAAAACGATATACTTGAATCTTTTCATCTCCCATTTCTGGATCGCTTCAAACAGTTGACAGTGCAAATTATGGAATATCTAACAAACCATATAAAAAATCCTGAGCTAAACGATGAATTCTATGCACATGTCTTCTTGGCGTTTCTGAATGAGCTGGCAAAAACTACAGCTGCATTCAGATATGCTCTACACTTGTATTTACCAAAAGAAACCCTAAAAGACTGGCTCATACATCATCAAGGTCTAGCTGATGATTTTCAAAGGGGATTCAGTACTCTTTACCTTACACTTTTGacatctccatcattcaaacaaaaatttgccGATGTATTCGCATCAATTTATGACCAAATTGTTGAACCACTGCATGACCCTCCGGAAGATTGGCACTTGGGGAATTTGTCCGTTCAAATATTCACTTATTATGATATTGCACTCAGACTGGTTAAAGAATCGTTTATGGATATATGTCTAAAGCAAATAATGGACACAAATCTAATTGATAAACGTCTTTCTACAGTACAATTCAACCGCTTTGATCGACCAAAACTCAGGTTGTTATTCATTTAATAATTTAATAACTTTATTTAGTTTCTACATTCGGATTATAACCGACTTCACTTACCTTGTTAATCATCATGCGGTTTGTGAATTAATATTATCCAATGAAAATCTTCAACTGACAATATTTAACCTCTTAATGTTTTACAACAATATGAATTTGATTGAAAGAGAGGACAAAGAACATGTTTCCTTCGAAAACTCGGGTGTGTGAAATTGATAGATGTACAAATACTATTTAGGCTTTCCGCTTGCTTTCACTATAGAACATACCTTACACTCGTGCCTCATGCAATTTTCAGATTATTGCAAAGGGCTACCATCCTCTGAAAGGCCAAGAGTCATTTCCTTTTACAAAAACTTGAATAAATTTATCTTGGATAGCTTggaaactttgaaaaattttggTAACAAAAGGTTCTGCAGGAGTTTTCACATTCCTATCGTCAGATTCTTCGCCTATATGTTGGATTTTAACCATGTTAGAGAAGAAGCAAAAAAATTTGTTCCATCATTATTCGATAAAAGCTCGACAAGAGTCTCCGAAGAAAATTTCCTAAAGCTGaaaaatgcagaaatattcaatatttttgatacgaaagttttggattttGTATTAATATCTAGTATGAATACAATAAGATTTGCAATGGAAGTGAAACACAACCTTTGGATTTATAATGGTGAATCAATGCACGACCAACGAAGTAACTATTTTGAGCTTCTTTTCCACTCATTTGATATTGTATCTGTCCAAATTTCCCTTATCCTATTATCAGTGAAACATATGAACGATCCTGATTTTGATGTCTTTTCTCTCTTTTTGTCAGAAAATTTTGGTTCAAGCATGAAAACCACACAAAATTTGGAGGTAGATACCCATTCCCATACTTTAGAATCAAAGGATAAAATGAGTGAAAGGAACTTAGTACCACCTGGAGACGGTCATTTCAACGTTGCTTTTTTTTGTTATTTTATGAATGTTGTAGTAACTGACATCAAACATGTAGAGATATTATCTATTCCGAGAAAAGTAttaaaggaagaatatattaGACGTGGTTACTCTctgatgaaaatggatgTTGTAAATATACTATCTTCTGGCAACACTGAATTTACAGATGTTGTATATGAAACTAAAAAATATTGGAAACATCATCCAAAATTGGTTGAATCTATCG contains:
- a CDS encoding protein kinase domain-containing protein (encoded by transcript BEWA_008260A), producing MGGNSSKEYKNRNKYTKECLKKFDPYELAVLQKIFKELANRSISNGIDKGTFLQYFNLPGLWGEQLFRKFDINDSGFVELDEFLTGIAITCRGTRSEKIYVLFKILDLNNDDYIQKSELVTMLSNFPSLISFLSKPSESDELYFRGGEHDKNMDIDRTFLNTNEQLRELGANCNLDKPKDMFNKRAEFNPNINPNCLNDQQHSIPMHNIAFSLSKCSFPSSTSNQSVIKSIEMIYRNQNTFSRFNSTETFNAATDFTKIRNYVRTLSDNPVTYRERNGKHTLQQSECDASHLNTSSHLNSSLGQNSTKSCNELKRGYGSKPKMKMKTPEERAREKYEFYTRSRSESPCTPTSLRRSSSSISIKASKNNISSNASSYDSWSDSDSAENIVYDNKNILKLDDPALILVKSIIDDNDEQENLEHSNLNLDILVEQIFEECDFNESGHLSFLKFKAWLEKNDSILTMFSQFLHEEVWGLQGNAFFRNEYITDSSPILRDVSKFEIMPNDQKSTSKGSSRKDELDDITKRTIYRMFLVKGKHAFNFTSQGHNSEGLVSEELVEHMKAINTNLTSRFTSETNVSTPNESQDNLNRTVYELYSCPNCKTPFLMCPVCYKRYRGLSLHIESSSIYIKCSNCHNSDNDIFETCWICNWEFKEIFLNEFFRKASQLGSNNIVRNSSIATLSSPDSSTPKNGSEMTTSRSVLTHGRLLSNSIEPGHINISKPTKSGIMYKIGKTLHQWRTRYYVLIGNILYYYRDKSSTRPKGCIFLEGCYLDSLRKRQIGNKFGFCICYKGNKFSKRDFYVDSMEQFLEWIDVLSQAMKQQSLTNMYELREQIGQGKFSIVYRAIYKETGEEYAIKIIDKTRITAQERELLRSEISILKLLKHIHVIYLKDIIDMKDSLYIVMELVRGGELYDLIHTEHRLTEEHTHKIITQLLHTVAYLHKCGIMHRDLKPENLLLTDKTECATIKLTDFGLSTLCGPNDVLTQPCGTLAYVAPEVLTMQGYNQKADVWSIGVIMYLLIRGRLPFAVKKSQTSHVWDHYRLTFDGQLWHTISSSAKDLIKKLLEIDPSKRISVFEALDHIWIKNFVAVNKDTVNATNYNSSGDTDDLFLSLRNTTDTTFVIPYSESCDRNINALKSEADLANDNIAFSRDTSTKKPDLSPSGKLSTVQE